CATCAGCTGGACGATGAGCAGCTTGTTGCGCTCGTTCACGAAGGGGATGGGGAAGCACTTGATTTTTTAATCCATAAATATCAAAACTTTGTGCGCGCCAAAGCTCGCTCCTATTTTTTAGTCGGAGCTGATCGGGAAGATATCGTGCAGGAAGGAATGATCGGTCTGTATAAGGCCGTCCGTGATTTTAAGGGGGACAAGCTTTCCTCATTTAAAGCGTTTGCAGAACTTTGCATCACAAGGCAAATGATTACCGCGATTAAAACGGCGACCCGCCAAAAGCATATTCCGCTCAACTCTTACGTTTCCTTGGATAAGCCGATTTATGACGATGAATCTGACCGGACGCTGATGGATGTGTTGTCCGGCACGCAGGTGACGGACCCGGAACAATTGATTGTCAACCGCGAGGAAGTCGATGATATTGAACTAAAGATGGCGGAACTGCTCAGCGACCTCGAGCGGAAAGTGCTCGCTTTGTATTTGGATGGACGCTCATACCAGGAAATTTCCGAAGAGCTGAACCGCCATGTCAAGTCGATCGACAACGCGTTGCAACGCGTCAAGCGGAAGCTCGAGAAATATTTGGAATACCGCGAGATCAGTTTATAGCATCGCAACGCCGCATCAAAAGATGTCATTGACAGCGAAACAGCCAATATGATAAATTTTTATGGACATCTCGCAGGAACGGTGGAATGCTGATGCGCCAAAAAGTGACGCTGGCTTGCGTGCAGTGCGCAAGCCGAAACTATACGGCAGCAAAACAAATACGTCGCCTTGGTGAGCGCCTTATGGCCAACAAGTTTTGCTCAACATGCAACAAACATACAATCCATCGTGAAACGAAATAGACGGTGGAGATAGTTTTGAACGATGATGGAGGTACGAGTGATGCAGCGAGTAATCAACTTTTTAAAAGAAGTCGTACGCGAGCTGAAAAAAGTGAGTTGGCCAAACCGGAAGGAGTTAGTGAACTACACGGCGGTCGTGTTGGCCACGGTGGCGTTTTTCACCGTCTTTTTTGCCGTTGTGGACCTCGGCATTTCTGAGTTGATTCGCCTCGTGTTTGAATAAGCGGACAAAGGATATGTTATAATGAAAGATAATCGTGCGCGTATGGAACCCGGCAACGGGTTTTTGTTTTGCGCAAAAAACAAAACGAAAACCGCCTTGGGGAGGCTTGTTGATGGAGAAAAACTGGTATGTTGTCCATACATATTCGGGATATGAAAACAAAGTGAAAGCCAATTTGGAAAAACGCGTCGAATCGATGGGAATGAAAGATAAAATTTTTCGCGTCGTCGT
Above is a window of Geobacillus thermoleovorans DNA encoding:
- the sigH gene encoding RNA polymerase sporulation sigma factor SigH, whose protein sequence is MKGKGYHQLDDEQLVALVHEGDGEALDFLIHKYQNFVRAKARSYFLVGADREDIVQEGMIGLYKAVRDFKGDKLSSFKAFAELCITRQMITAIKTATRQKHIPLNSYVSLDKPIYDDESDRTLMDVLSGTQVTDPEQLIVNREEVDDIELKMAELLSDLERKVLALYLDGRSYQEISEELNRHVKSIDNALQRVKRKLEKYLEYREISL
- the rpmG gene encoding 50S ribosomal protein L33 produces the protein MRQKVTLACVQCASRNYTAAKQIRRLGERLMANKFCSTCNKHTIHRETK
- the secE gene encoding preprotein translocase subunit SecE, with the protein product MQRVINFLKEVVRELKKVSWPNRKELVNYTAVVLATVAFFTVFFAVVDLGISELIRLVFE